A single window of Nicotiana sylvestris chromosome 5, ASM39365v2, whole genome shotgun sequence DNA harbors:
- the LOC138868292 gene encoding uncharacterized protein: MAECEACILGLKMAIDMNIQELLVMGDSDLLIHQVREEWATKNSKILPYLHHVQELRERFTNTKFQHVPRVQNKFTDAWDTQSSMMQHPDKNIIDPIPVTIYDQPAYCAHIKEEVDGKPWFHDIKEYLAKGEYPKLANTTQKRTLRSMFGNATAARYIQI, encoded by the exons atggcagagtgTGAAGCCTGCAtattagggctcaagatggccattgacatgaacatccaagagttgctagtaatgggGGATTCAgatttacttatacatcaggtccgagaagaatgggcgaccaagaactccaagatactcccttatctacatcATGTACAGGAACTGAGAGAGAGGTTTACAAACacaaagttccagcatgttcccagagtccagaataaGTTTACCGATGCATGGGACACCCAATCATCCATGAtgcaacatccagataagaacatcattgatcccattccggtaacgatctatgatcagccagcttactgtgctcatatcaaagaagaagttgatggaaagccttggtttcatgatatcaaggaatatttggctaAAGGAGAATACCCAAAACTTGCTAAtactactcagaagcgcacacttcgaag tatgttcggaaatgccaccgctgccagatacataCAGATATGA